In one Alphaproteobacteria bacterium genomic region, the following are encoded:
- the rsfS gene encoding ribosome silencing factor, whose translation MRPGNRPQARRRFEKERPKIATNLAQQPDPDALLGLIETSLDDDKAQAVTVIELRGKTTIADHMVIASGTSSRQVVSMADHLLEKLKAEGVQGATVEGLSQGDWVLIDAGDVVVHLFRPEVRSFYNLEKMWGVAMPEPMGLHA comes from the coding sequence ATGAGACCCGGAAACCGGCCGCAGGCGCGTCGGCGGTTTGAGAAGGAGAGACCGAAGATCGCTACCAACCTTGCGCAGCAACCGGATCCCGACGCCTTGTTGGGATTGATCGAAACCTCTCTTGATGACGACAAGGCCCAGGCCGTGACCGTCATCGAACTGCGCGGCAAGACGACAATCGCGGATCACATGGTGATCGCGTCCGGCACTTCCAGCCGGCAAGTCGTTTCCATGGCCGACCATCTTCTGGAAAAGCTGAAAGCCGAGGGCGTCCAGGGGGCGACCGTTGAAGGTTTGAGTCAGGGCGACTGGGTCCTGATCGATGCCGGCGACGTGGTCGTACACCTGTTCCGTCCGGAGGTCCGAAGCTTCTACAATCTGGAGAAGATGTGGGGCGTGGCAATGCCGGAACCGATGGGCCTGCACGCCTGA
- a CDS encoding nicotinate-nucleotide adenylyltransferase: protein MRKIPPRIPVHRRKQMTVGLLGGSFNPAHEGHLHISREALKRLRLDQVWWMVSPQNPLKSTSGMASFEQRLGSARAVARDPRIRVTDLERRLGTAQTALTLERLQRAVPGVRFVWLMGADNLLQIHRWYRWHKIFMTVPLAVFARPTYDSKALAGLAATRFARSQLPERFASTLAYRAPPAWVFLAIRRHAASATAIRASGGFPSTEPESDQS, encoded by the coding sequence ATGCGCAAGATTCCGCCCCGGATACCTGTTCATCGCCGGAAACAGATGACCGTCGGTCTGCTGGGCGGATCGTTCAATCCGGCCCATGAGGGGCACCTGCACATATCGCGCGAGGCGCTGAAGCGGCTCAGGCTCGATCAGGTCTGGTGGATGGTCTCGCCGCAGAACCCGCTGAAGTCGACATCCGGCATGGCGTCGTTTGAGCAGCGGCTGGGCTCCGCCCGGGCTGTCGCCCGCGACCCCCGCATCCGGGTCACCGATCTGGAGCGCCGCCTGGGGACGGCACAGACGGCGCTGACGCTGGAACGACTGCAACGCGCGGTGCCCGGGGTGCGGTTCGTCTGGCTGATGGGGGCGGACAATCTGTTGCAAATTCACCGCTGGTATCGCTGGCACAAAATCTTCATGACCGTTCCCCTTGCCGTTTTTGCAAGACCTACGTATGATTCCAAAGCGTTGGCCGGGTTGGCGGCAACCCGGTTTGCCAGATCGCAGCTGCCGGAAAGGTTCGCCTCGACCCTGGCATACAGAGCGCCGCCGGCCTGGGTGTTTTTGGCGATACGCCGACATGCGGCGTCGGCCACCGCGATCAGGGCTTCCGGCGGGTTTCCCTCAACAGAACCCGAATCGGATCAGTCATGA